The Petrocella atlantisensis genome has a window encoding:
- a CDS encoding site-specific integrase has protein sequence MARKKNLKIIMNEKLNEKLCIGQKRSEGKKLYKANTDPKSHGYNNLKAPGIYSVKTANTYREVINMVGDKLRSNYPEIWQSKDISKVDKEVCYSILREREAEGKSPYTISRDLAALNKVLALNLSKKEGGLSKRSYKLLTRSRNGTNANLTDRLRLKNQQQITIAQATGIRRQSMKVITPDNFVRDRQGIPCLLYVVEKGGRERFIHILEDRQKEVRDILDGREIDKPLFDYFSRRIDNHSYRAEYAESRHLEIIEQEEAKGHKFVEDYRDRYDAHCLSILTQDLGHNRINVCTEHYLDKA, from the coding sequence ATGGCAAGGAAGAAGAATCTAAAAATCATAATGAACGAAAAGCTCAATGAAAAGCTTTGTATAGGACAAAAACGCTCGGAAGGTAAGAAGCTCTACAAGGCTAATACAGACCCTAAAAGCCATGGTTACAACAACCTTAAGGCTCCAGGTATCTATAGCGTTAAAACAGCCAATACCTACCGTGAAGTTATCAATATGGTCGGTGATAAACTCAGGTCTAACTATCCTGAAATATGGCAATCTAAGGATATTTCAAAGGTTGATAAAGAAGTATGTTACAGCATCTTAAGAGAACGTGAAGCCGAAGGAAAATCACCGTATACCATCAGCAGAGATTTGGCGGCCTTGAATAAGGTATTAGCCCTAAATCTCTCCAAGAAGGAAGGCGGTTTATCTAAACGGTCATATAAACTGTTAACACGCTCAAGGAATGGTACAAATGCTAATCTGACAGATAGACTTAGATTGAAGAATCAACAACAAATCACCATAGCTCAAGCAACAGGGATTCGCAGACAATCAATGAAAGTCATAACACCTGATAACTTTGTCAGAGACCGACAGGGAATTCCTTGCTTGTTGTACGTTGTTGAAAAAGGTGGACGTGAGCGATTTATTCATATACTGGAAGACAGACAAAAGGAGGTTCGAGACATACTTGACGGTCGTGAGATAGACAAGCCTTTGTTTGATTATTTCAGCAGGAGAATCGATAACCACAGCTATAGGGCTGAATATGCAGAATCAAGGCACCTTGAAATTATCGAACAGGAAGAAGCTAAAGGGCATAAATTTGTTGAAGACTATCGAGACCGCTACGATGCCCATTGTTTAAGCATCTTAACGCAGGACCTCGGACATAACCGAATCAATGTCTGTACTGAACACTATCTGGACAAAGCATAA